In Paraburkholderia youngii, the genomic stretch GCCGCGGGGCGCGCCGACGTTGCCAGCTTCGTTCGCTGAAGTGCAATACCAGCAGGCCCGGCAGGCCCAGCAGCATTTCACGCGCACGCTTGGCGAGCGACAACGCCAGCGCCGCGTCGGGCGGCAAACCCACCAGCGGCGCGAGCAGCAGATAGCCGCCCTCCTGCATGCCGAGCGAGCCCGGAATCATGAAGGCCGCGCCGCGAATCGCCTGGCCGATGCTCTCCAGCAGCAGCGCGTCGACCCAGCCGACCGGATGGCCGAGAAAACGCAGCGCGAGCCATACCTCGGCCGTGCCGACGACCCAGCCGACGAGGCTCAGCGCAAAGCTCGCCGCCACGCGGCCGCGCTCGCGGTACAGCGACTGCACGGCGGCATCGACGGCTTCAGCGCGCGTCATCAGAGACGACCAGTCGCGCTTGCCGAACACCTTCGACACCACGCCGAGCAGACGCCCGAACAGGCCGCGCCGCTGCGCGAAGTAGAACCCGGCGATCAGCGCCCCGAGCACGCAGGTCGCGATCAGCGTTGCGGTTCGCAGGTCGTGCAGCGTGCCGTGCGCGGCATACGCGCCGAACATCGCGAGGCCGCCGAGCGCGAACACGATTTGTGCGAGCGCCTGCCACGTCGTGCTGACGGTGATCGCGGCGGCCGCGTCGCGCAGCAGCATGCCGCGCTGCGACAGTTGCCGCACCATCACCACCGGACCGCCGATCTGTCCAGCGGGCAGCAGGCTATTCACCGATTCGCCGATCCAGCGCGCGGACAGCGCATCGCGCAGCGAGAGTCCGGCTCCCGCGCGGCTTGCTGGACCTTCATGCGCGCCGTCACGCGACGGGTGGCCGCGCTTGAACAGCACCGCGATCGCAGCCGCATCGATCACGAGCGGCACCACGTGGAACGCGGCGACGACCGCAAGCCCCCAGCCGGCTGCGAGCAAGGTGGACGCCACCGAGCCGAAGCCCTGCCACGCGAGCAGGCCGACGAACAGCGCCGAGCCGATCGACAGCAGAAGCAGCGCCGCGCGACTCATGCGGCGTCCTTGCCGCGCGAGGCCATCTGACGGAACACCTGACGGAAACCGAAGTACGCGATCGCGTCCTTCATGTTCGAAACGAAGCGGCGCCACGGCCGCATGTTGGGATCGGTGACGTATTCGAACGTCAGCGACACGCGCATCTCGTTCGGGCCGGCCGGCGTGATGCGATGACGCAGCTTGTCGCCATCGAAAAACACGAGGCCACCGGGCGGAATCTGCACCGAACCCGGCTGGTCCGGCATCTTCGGATTGCGCGTATGCAGCTCGTAGTCGAGCCGGCACGACGATTCGTCGATCACGCCGAGAAGCAGCGTGTAGCGGCGCCCGTCGTAATACGAAGTATCGTAGTGCCAGCCGATATGGTCGCCGGGGCGCGTGTAGTAGTAGAGCGCGTAGGCGTGCGGGTCGTCGGCGGGCGACACCTGCAACTGGTCGCCGCTCAGCTGCTCGAGCCAGCCGATCAACTCCTTCGAACGATACAGCTCGGCGATGAACGGCGCGAGACGGTCGATCGTATGGCGGCTGACACTGCCGCCCTGCTTGTGGCCAGGCAGATAGTTGCGGTTCACTTCGTCGAGCAGCGAGCGCGCGCTGTGAACCAGTTGCGCGGTGACTTCCGGCGCGAGGAAATCTTCGAGATACAGAAACGCGTCCTGCACGGCGAAGTCTTTGCGCAGACGCGCGTTGTCGAACGTGCGGGTACGGCTCGCGACCGCGCGGTCGGCATCGGGCGCGGGCGTGAGCGCCGCCACGGGCGTGCCTGTCGACACGGGCGCGATCACGTCGTCTTCGGCGTGCAGATTCATTTGCTGGCCCACTGTTGACTGGTTTCTGAAGTGGCGGGGGCCTTGGCCGTCAGGCGAGCGCTACGGCGCGCGACGCGCCAGTAGTCGATCACCACCCATGCGGCGAACAGCGGCGCGCCGATCGACGCGACCACCACGAACGGCGCGACGACATTCGTCAGCGTGACGATGGGCAGCAGGTAAAGCACGTCCTCGGTTTCGAAGCCCCCCACCGACGCCTGCTTCGTGCCGGCCTTGCCGACCATTTCCTCGATCCGCATGCGCAAGAAGAAGATCAGGGCAACCGCGACACCCGCAACCGCGCCGAGCATGCCGGGCGCGAGCTTCAAAGCATCCATCTGCGCACCGCCGACACCGATACCCATGCCGACGAACAGCATCACGGTCACGAGAGCATCGCAGGCGAGATCGTAAAAATGACCGATACGGCTCGACTTGCCGCCGACGCGCGCGAGTTCGCCGTCGGTGTGATCGACGAAATTAGACAGGACTATCAGAAGTGCTCCCGCATTGGCCCACCCGAATCCCCCGTGCGCAAGGCACAGCGCGCCTGCGACGCCGATCAGCAGGCGCAGCGTGGTCAAATGATTCGGGGTGACCCAGGTATCGATTAGCGGTGTCACGAGCCGGCGAGCGAGCCGGGCATCCCACGTACGTGGCGGCGGGACGTTTATTGGAGGTCGGGGTTGCGAAGTCATAAGGCGGAAATATATACGGGATTCTGAAAGCTTGCTGTTTTGTCGGTATATTTCCCGGCAATTGCAAATACCGTTTGTATGTCCGCCACAAAGCGGAATTCGCCGAATCGCTGTAAAGTGCGAATCCAGTTGTGCCAGTCACGCGGAATCTGTTCGATGTGCAGCACCGCTCGCGCCCCTCCGGGGGATGGCGCAGTGGTTGCTAATCCACGGCATCGACTGTGGACGCCCGCCTACACTCATGAACCGTCTTCTTGTCCCTCTGCTGTTTGCCGCAGCCGCCGCGCTGCCGCTGTCCTCTTTTGCCGTGGAGCTCGACGCGCCACTCGTATGCAATGAGAGCGGCCACCAGTTCATTGCTGATCTGATGCAGCAGCAACTGATCAACCCGAAGCCAAGTCACGTCGAAAGCAACTCGATCAACGCGTTCTCGCCGATGCCCGGTGCGCATCTAACCGCGTTCGGTTTCCGCGTATTCGCAGTGGTGGGCTTCGAAAAAGACGACCCGATGTTCCGGGTCGGCGACGGCGAACCGGTCGCGCAGTCCGCGTATGGCGCCGTCGTGTTCGGCGGCGACGACAAGGTTAAAAGCGCGCTCGAGAACGCCGGCAGTACGGCGATCGTGCACCACGTCGCACCGCTGATCACCGCGATTTTTTGCAAGCGCAACTAGGGGTTGGTGGCGGCACGCGCTGGCTGCGGCCATCGGTATTGAGATAGCTCGGAGCAGGATTGGCACGGTATAATCCTGCCAGATAGATTTTTCGGGGCTCCGCAAGGGTGTCTATCTGCCTCCTGGTCAACAGGGTCCAGCCGTGCTGGTTACGTCGGTCGCACCGATCAAGCGCTCCC encodes the following:
- a CDS encoding lysylphosphatidylglycerol synthase domain-containing protein gives rise to the protein MSRAALLLLSIGSALFVGLLAWQGFGSVASTLLAAGWGLAVVAAFHVVPLVIDAAAIAVLFKRGHPSRDGAHEGPASRAGAGLSLRDALSARWIGESVNSLLPAGQIGGPVVMVRQLSQRGMLLRDAAAAITVSTTWQALAQIVFALGGLAMFGAYAAHGTLHDLRTATLIATCVLGALIAGFYFAQRRGLFGRLLGVVSKVFGKRDWSSLMTRAEAVDAAVQSLYRERGRVAASFALSLVGWVVGTAEVWLALRFLGHPVGWVDALLLESIGQAIRGAAFMIPGSLGMQEGGYLLLAPLVGLPPDAALALSLAKRAREMLLGLPGLLVLHFSERSWQRRRAPRRMPVAD
- a CDS encoding HalD/BesD family halogenase is translated as MNLHAEDDVIAPVSTGTPVAALTPAPDADRAVASRTRTFDNARLRKDFAVQDAFLYLEDFLAPEVTAQLVHSARSLLDEVNRNYLPGHKQGGSVSRHTIDRLAPFIAELYRSKELIGWLEQLSGDQLQVSPADDPHAYALYYYTRPGDHIGWHYDTSYYDGRRYTLLLGVIDESSCRLDYELHTRNPKMPDQPGSVQIPPGGLVFFDGDKLRHRITPAGPNEMRVSLTFEYVTDPNMRPWRRFVSNMKDAIAYFGFRQVFRQMASRGKDAA
- a CDS encoding CDP-alcohol phosphatidyltransferase family protein, yielding MTSQPRPPINVPPPRTWDARLARRLVTPLIDTWVTPNHLTTLRLLIGVAGALCLAHGGFGWANAGALLIVLSNFVDHTDGELARVGGKSSRIGHFYDLACDALVTVMLFVGMGIGVGGAQMDALKLAPGMLGAVAGVAVALIFFLRMRIEEMVGKAGTKQASVGGFETEDVLYLLPIVTLTNVVAPFVVVASIGAPLFAAWVVIDYWRVARRSARLTAKAPATSETSQQWASK